Proteins from one Nitrobacteraceae bacterium AZCC 2146 genomic window:
- a CDS encoding branched-chain amino acid transport system ATP-binding protein (product_source=KO:K01996; cath_funfam=3.40.50.300; cog=COG0410; ko=KO:K01996; pfam=PF00005; smart=SM00382; superfamily=52540): MLQVARLNAWYGASHVLQDIGLDVKQGEIVCLIGRNGAGKTTTLKSIMGLVKTGGSTVFKGREILDQPAHTRFALGLAYVPEERRIVQGLSVRENLRLGLVASPEKKNEAALIDEIADIFPRLAERLDQEAVTMSGGEQQMLAIARAMIAKPDLIMLDEPSEGIMPVLVDEMFELFRRMKTQGTTILLVEQNVELALAIADRAYVLDQGSVVHHATAAALLADDEIKERYCSV, from the coding sequence ATGTTGCAGGTCGCAAGACTCAATGCCTGGTACGGCGCCAGCCATGTGCTGCAGGATATCGGCCTGGACGTGAAGCAGGGCGAGATCGTCTGCCTGATAGGGCGCAACGGTGCGGGCAAGACCACCACGCTCAAGTCGATCATGGGCCTTGTGAAAACCGGCGGTTCGACGGTCTTCAAGGGCAGGGAAATCCTCGATCAGCCGGCGCATACGCGCTTTGCGTTGGGTCTCGCTTACGTTCCGGAAGAGCGCCGCATCGTGCAGGGGCTTTCGGTGCGCGAGAACCTGCGCCTCGGGCTGGTGGCGTCGCCGGAGAAAAAGAACGAAGCAGCTCTGATCGATGAAATTGCAGATATCTTTCCGCGATTGGCGGAACGGCTGGACCAGGAAGCCGTCACAATGTCCGGCGGCGAACAGCAGATGCTGGCGATCGCGCGTGCGATGATCGCCAAGCCGGACCTGATCATGCTCGACGAGCCTTCGGAAGGCATCATGCCGGTGCTGGTCGACGAGATGTTCGAGCTGTTCCGCAGGATGAAGACGCAAGGCACGACGATCCTCCTCGTCGAACAGAACGTCGAACTGGCGCTCGCCATAGCCGACCGCGCTTATGTGCTCGACCAGGGATCTGTCGTTCATCACGCTACGGCAGCGGCGTTGCTCGCCGACGATGAAATCAAGGAGCGTTACTGTTCCGTCTGA
- a CDS encoding carbon-monoxide dehydrogenase large subunit (product_source=KO:K03520; cath_funfam=3.30.365.10; cog=COG1529; ko=KO:K03520; pfam=PF01315,PF02738; smart=SM01008; superfamily=54665,56003), giving the protein MNDGVEQTRGLSVLDRPNSYIGKAVPRPNLDRLMQGRGLYVSDMTLPRMVHVVFLRSPHAHAKILNIDSVAAKAMPGVIAVVTGRELADVITPWIGVLTHLKGLKSAPQHAIAIDRVRWQGEAVAAIVATSRALAEDAAEQMSVDYEELTPVTNMRTALDPATPVIHADLGDNLAFERNLDAGAIDKAFSDSDEVVEAEFVFGRHTGVTLEPRAVLADWNAGDRRLTIYQGTQAPHMVQNISAKHLGLEEAQVRVICKDVGGSFGIKVHIYADEMATYALSKLLRRPVKFVADRVESFSTDIHARDHVCKGRIGVNKDGTINAFEIDDLTGIGPYSMYPRTSAIEANQVVNLVGGPYATPNYRARARVVFQNKNVTCQYRAVGHPIACSVTEGLVDLAARRIGMDPVEIRRRNLIRDDAYPCASPSGMKFEALSHHASMNKLFAMMNYDALRAEQAELRKQGIYRGIGIASFIEVTNPAAAFYGVGGARISSQDGVTVRLDASGSVVCHTSITEQGQGSESLTAQIVGSVLGVSMNRVRVILGDTDNTPYGGGTWASRGAGIGGEAALQSAKVLRKNILDVAAAILQAKPDDLDIVDNAVVDLVGGQQRIELHELARIVYFRPDTLPPGFQAELMATRHFVPRDYPFAFTNGIQASWLEVDPNTGFITLLNHWVVEDCGTLINPQLVDEQIRGGVVQGLGAALYEHCIYDERGQLTNANMADYLVPMSGEMPDIDIGHVMSPTMETELGAKGAGEAGTAGAAACVANAVNDALAPFGATVTEIPLTPRLVLAALGSI; this is encoded by the coding sequence GTGAACGATGGCGTGGAGCAGACCCGCGGGCTGTCGGTGCTGGATCGTCCGAATTCCTACATCGGTAAGGCCGTTCCGCGTCCGAACCTCGATCGCTTGATGCAGGGCCGTGGGCTGTACGTCAGCGACATGACCTTGCCGCGGATGGTGCACGTCGTCTTCCTGCGCTCGCCGCACGCGCATGCAAAAATTCTCAACATCGATTCCGTCGCCGCCAAGGCGATGCCCGGCGTGATCGCCGTCGTCACCGGGCGCGAACTTGCCGATGTCATCACGCCGTGGATCGGCGTGCTCACCCATCTCAAGGGGTTGAAGTCGGCACCGCAGCACGCCATCGCTATCGACCGGGTGCGCTGGCAGGGCGAGGCTGTCGCCGCGATCGTCGCGACCAGCCGTGCGCTGGCGGAAGACGCCGCCGAACAGATGTCGGTGGACTACGAAGAGCTGACGCCGGTCACCAACATGCGCACCGCGCTCGATCCGGCGACGCCGGTGATTCATGCGGATCTCGGCGATAACCTCGCCTTTGAACGCAATCTCGATGCTGGCGCGATCGACAAGGCGTTTTCCGACTCCGACGAGGTCGTCGAAGCCGAGTTTGTCTTCGGCCGCCACACCGGCGTAACGCTGGAGCCGCGCGCCGTACTGGCCGACTGGAACGCCGGCGACCGACGTCTGACTATCTATCAAGGAACGCAGGCGCCGCACATGGTGCAGAACATCTCTGCCAAGCACCTTGGCTTGGAAGAGGCGCAAGTGCGCGTAATATGCAAGGACGTCGGTGGCTCGTTCGGCATCAAGGTACACATCTATGCCGACGAAATGGCGACCTATGCGCTGTCGAAGCTGCTTCGCAGGCCGGTCAAGTTCGTTGCCGACCGTGTCGAAAGCTTCAGCACCGACATCCACGCCCGCGACCATGTCTGCAAGGGCCGCATCGGCGTCAACAAGGACGGCACGATCAATGCGTTCGAGATCGACGATCTCACCGGCATCGGGCCGTATTCGATGTATCCGCGCACCAGCGCAATCGAAGCCAATCAGGTCGTCAACCTCGTTGGCGGCCCCTATGCGACCCCAAATTATCGCGCGCGGGCGCGCGTGGTGTTTCAGAACAAGAACGTGACCTGCCAGTACCGCGCCGTCGGTCATCCGATCGCGTGTTCGGTAACGGAAGGCTTGGTTGATCTCGCGGCGCGACGGATCGGGATGGACCCCGTCGAGATTCGTCGTCGCAATCTCATTCGCGACGATGCCTATCCCTGCGCGTCACCGTCGGGCATGAAGTTCGAGGCGCTGTCGCATCATGCATCGATGAACAAATTGTTCGCCATGATGAATTATGACGCGCTGCGCGCCGAGCAGGCGGAGCTGCGCAAGCAGGGTATCTATCGCGGAATCGGCATCGCGAGTTTCATCGAAGTCACCAATCCTGCCGCCGCGTTCTATGGCGTCGGTGGCGCGCGAATTTCGTCGCAGGACGGCGTCACGGTCCGCCTCGATGCTTCCGGCTCGGTGGTCTGCCACACCAGCATCACCGAACAAGGCCAGGGCTCGGAATCGCTGACGGCGCAGATCGTCGGCAGTGTGCTGGGTGTGTCCATGAATCGTGTCCGCGTCATTCTGGGCGATACCGACAACACGCCTTACGGCGGCGGCACCTGGGCGTCGCGGGGCGCCGGAATCGGCGGCGAAGCCGCACTGCAGTCGGCCAAGGTGCTGCGCAAGAACATTTTGGACGTTGCGGCGGCCATTCTGCAGGCCAAGCCTGATGATCTCGATATCGTCGATAACGCGGTTGTCGATCTGGTCGGCGGCCAGCAACGCATCGAGCTGCACGAGCTGGCGCGGATCGTCTATTTCCGGCCGGACACGCTGCCGCCGGGCTTTCAAGCCGAATTGATGGCCACGCGCCATTTCGTACCGCGCGACTACCCCTTCGCCTTTACCAATGGCATCCAGGCATCGTGGCTTGAGGTGGATCCCAACACCGGTTTCATCACGTTGCTCAATCACTGGGTGGTCGAGGATTGCGGCACCCTGATCAATCCGCAGCTTGTCGATGAACAGATCCGCGGTGGGGTGGTGCAGGGGCTTGGCGCCGCGCTTTACGAGCATTGCATCTACGACGAGCGCGGCCAGCTCACCAATGCCAACATGGCCGACTATCTGGTGCCGATGTCCGGCGAAATGCCGGATATCGACATCGGGCACGTGATGTCTCCAACCATGGAGACCGAACTTGGCGCCAAGGGCGCCGGCGAAGCCGGCACCGCCGGGGCCGCCGCCTGTGTCGCCAATGCCGTGAACGACGCGCTCGCGCCGTTCGGGGCGACGGTGACTGAAATTCCGCTCACGCCGCGACTTGTCCTCGCGGCGCTGGGCTCGATCTGA
- a CDS encoding kynurenine formamidase (product_source=COG1878; cog=COG1878; pfam=PF04199; superfamily=102198), with amino-acid sequence MAGRGVLLDIARFKGVDSLDDGYAITNADLDACAKQQGVEIRKGDFVVVRTGHQERCLKKKDWAGYGGGNAPGVAFETCYWIREKDIAAICTDTWGCEVRPNETNEANQPWHWVVIPAIGISMGEIFYLKELAEDCAADKVYEFFFTAPPLHLPGAAGSPINPQAIK; translated from the coding sequence ATGGCCGGCCGCGGCGTGCTGCTCGATATCGCGCGCTTCAAGGGCGTCGATTCGCTCGATGATGGCTATGCGATCACCAATGCGGACCTCGATGCCTGTGCCAAGCAGCAGGGTGTTGAAATCCGCAAGGGTGATTTCGTCGTCGTCCGCACGGGCCACCAGGAGCGTTGCCTGAAGAAGAAAGACTGGGCGGGCTATGGCGGTGGCAACGCGCCCGGTGTGGCATTCGAGACCTGTTACTGGATCCGCGAAAAAGACATTGCCGCAATCTGCACCGACACCTGGGGCTGCGAGGTGCGGCCCAATGAAACCAACGAGGCCAACCAGCCCTGGCACTGGGTGGTGATCCCCGCCATCGGCATTTCGATGGGCGAGATTTTCTATCTGAAGGAGCTCGCGGAAGACTGCGCCGCGGACAAGGTGTACGAATTCTTCTTCACCGCGCCGCCGCTGCATCTGCCGGGCGCTGCGGGATCGCCGATCAATCCGCAGGCAATCAAGTAA
- a CDS encoding carbon-monoxide dehydrogenase small subunit (product_source=KO:K03518; cath_funfam=3.30.365.10; cog=COG2080; ko=KO:K03518; pfam=PF01799; superfamily=47741,54292), producing MTEPVAVSLTVNGERIDAQVLPRLNLADFLREHLGLTGTHVGCEHGVCGACTVRVDGDIVRACLLLAVQTHNAFVETIEGLSDSGEVADLQAAFCSRNALQCGYCTPGMLMAAQDLLRQNAAPDRAQIREHLSGNYCRCTGYHAIVDAVEATVLARRGEQP from the coding sequence ATGACCGAGCCGGTAGCAGTTTCATTGACGGTCAATGGCGAGCGTATCGATGCGCAAGTTCTGCCCCGCCTCAATCTCGCGGACTTTCTCCGTGAACACCTCGGTCTGACCGGCACCCATGTCGGGTGCGAGCATGGCGTCTGCGGCGCGTGCACCGTTCGCGTTGATGGCGACATTGTCCGCGCATGTCTGCTTCTGGCGGTGCAGACACATAACGCATTCGTCGAAACCATCGAGGGCCTGTCCGATAGCGGCGAGGTGGCCGACCTCCAGGCAGCATTCTGCAGTCGAAACGCGCTGCAGTGCGGATACTGTACGCCCGGCATGCTGATGGCCGCGCAGGATCTGTTGCGGCAAAACGCGGCGCCGGATCGCGCGCAGATCCGCGAGCATCTCTCGGGAAACTACTGTCGCTGCACCGGATATCACGCGATCGTCGACGCCGTGGAGGCGACGGTTCTCGCCCGCCGAGGAGAGCAGCCGTGA
- a CDS encoding branched-chain amino acid transport system permease protein (product_source=KO:K01997; cog=COG0559; ko=KO:K01997; pfam=PF02653; transmembrane_helix_parts=Outside_1_9,TMhelix_10_32,Inside_33_38,TMhelix_39_61,Outside_62_64,TMhelix_65_87,Inside_88_99,TMhelix_100_122,Outside_123_141,TMhelix_142_164,Inside_165_192,TMhelix_193_215,Outside_216_229,TMhelix_230_252,Inside_253_258,TMhelix_259_281,Outside_282_294) — protein MPGLSFDLIAMQLFTGLALGAIYVLFAIGLSLIFGMLTVVNFAHGAFYMVGAYVGLFLISLGGNFWLCLVAVPLIVGVSGMIVERFLIRPLYGRGIDYPLLLTFGLSYIMVELIRIGFGTSGYPFDTPDLLQGAVNIGIGYFPLYRLFVIGAAAIVLLGLWLFLERTSFGLIIRAGARDPQIVRVLGVDVARVWLYVFGIGTAIAGLAGLLAAPLQGVIPEMGANILAEAFVVTVVGGMGSIGGAVIAGLLVGVVISMTSLFAPEMAKVSIFALMAIVLLIRPQGFFGRAGLMS, from the coding sequence ATGCCCGGCTTGAGTTTTGATCTAATCGCGATGCAGCTGTTCACCGGTCTGGCTCTCGGCGCGATCTACGTGCTGTTTGCCATCGGCCTGTCGCTGATCTTTGGCATGCTGACCGTCGTGAACTTTGCCCATGGCGCATTCTATATGGTCGGAGCCTATGTCGGGTTGTTCCTGATCTCCCTCGGGGGCAATTTTTGGCTCTGCCTCGTGGCCGTGCCCTTGATCGTCGGCGTCAGCGGCATGATCGTCGAACGTTTCCTGATCCGGCCGCTGTACGGCCGCGGCATCGACTATCCCCTGTTGCTGACTTTCGGCCTGAGCTACATCATGGTCGAACTGATCCGCATCGGTTTCGGCACCAGCGGCTACCCGTTCGACACCCCGGATTTGCTGCAGGGCGCCGTCAACATCGGCATCGGTTATTTTCCTCTCTACCGGTTATTTGTCATCGGCGCGGCGGCCATTGTGCTGCTGGGGCTTTGGTTGTTTCTCGAACGCACCAGTTTCGGTCTCATCATCCGTGCCGGCGCGCGCGATCCGCAGATCGTGCGCGTGCTGGGCGTCGATGTCGCCCGGGTCTGGCTCTACGTGTTCGGAATCGGCACCGCGATTGCCGGCCTCGCCGGGTTGCTGGCTGCACCTTTGCAGGGCGTGATTCCGGAGATGGGCGCCAACATCCTTGCCGAAGCTTTCGTCGTCACTGTCGTCGGCGGCATGGGGTCGATTGGCGGTGCGGTAATTGCCGGTCTGCTGGTCGGCGTCGTCATCAGCATGACATCTCTGTTCGCGCCCGAAATGGCGAAAGTCTCGATCTTCGCCCTGATGGCGATTGTTTTGTTGATCCGTCCGCAGGGATTCTTCGGACGTGCAGGGCTCATGAGCTAG
- a CDS encoding carbon-monoxide dehydrogenase medium subunit (product_source=KO:K03519; cath_funfam=3.30.390.50,3.30.465.10; cog=COG1319; ko=KO:K03519; pfam=PF00941,PF03450; smart=SM01092; superfamily=55447,56176) — MKASAFSYIRPTTIDDALALLAQHGEQAKVLSGGQSLMPALNLRLSAPAWLVDIGGLSDLRTIAVSGGLLRIGALARHVDVLKSAEVAEHAPLLADAMVHVAHPAIRNKGTMGGNLAHADPASEMPACMIALDAIIVVRSRAGERRLQACDFFIGIYETALAAEELLVAVEIPVAKQNSVRFFHEYARRKGDYAIVGLAASATLDGGSFADLRLGFFAVGDRPLLATASRHLIGRPVTAAMLAEAQAALEAELDPQEDQQAPVAMRKHLARQLLALCVATLLGRADLEARRSA; from the coding sequence ATGAAAGCTTCGGCTTTCAGCTATATACGACCCACGACCATCGATGACGCGCTTGCACTTCTCGCCCAGCACGGCGAGCAGGCCAAAGTGCTGTCCGGTGGTCAAAGCCTGATGCCCGCACTAAATCTGCGACTGTCTGCGCCAGCGTGGCTTGTCGATATCGGCGGCCTGTCCGATCTCCGGACGATAGCCGTCAGCGGCGGGTTGCTACGAATTGGTGCGCTGGCCCGTCATGTCGACGTCTTGAAATCAGCCGAGGTGGCCGAGCACGCGCCGCTTCTGGCCGATGCGATGGTGCACGTCGCCCATCCTGCAATTCGCAACAAGGGCACGATGGGCGGTAATCTTGCGCACGCAGATCCGGCGTCCGAGATGCCGGCCTGCATGATCGCGCTTGATGCGATCATCGTCGTGCGTAGTCGGGCCGGCGAGAGACGATTGCAGGCCTGCGACTTCTTTATCGGCATCTACGAGACAGCCTTGGCGGCGGAAGAGCTGCTTGTTGCAGTCGAAATTCCTGTTGCCAAACAGAACTCTGTCCGCTTCTTCCACGAATATGCGCGCCGCAAGGGCGATTATGCCATTGTCGGGCTTGCCGCGTCCGCGACGCTCGATGGCGGCTCTTTCGCCGACCTTCGTCTCGGTTTTTTTGCAGTCGGTGACAGGCCGCTGCTTGCCACGGCGTCGCGCCATTTGATTGGCAGGCCAGTAACGGCGGCGATGTTGGCGGAGGCGCAGGCCGCGCTGGAGGCCGAGCTCGATCCGCAGGAAGACCAGCAGGCACCGGTCGCGATGCGCAAGCATCTCGCGCGGCAGCTTCTTGCGCTCTGCGTCGCCACGCTTTTGGGCCGTGCTGACCTCGAAGCGAGGAGATCGGCATGA
- a CDS encoding branched-chain amino acid transport system substrate-binding protein (product_source=KO:K01999; cath_funfam=3.40.50.2300; cog=COG0683; ko=KO:K01999; pfam=PF13458; superfamily=53822), giving the protein MTEKITKSGLLSRRRLLTSVGAGAVLAASPFRINLLQAQEATIKVGFPVPLTGPYGTEAQDQVRAAEVAIAEFNENGGLNRRKAELLVRDDKLNPGEAATRTLELIEKEKVSFIVGSLSAAVQLAVNNVTKERQIIFNSISQSDTINEASDFSKYTFHEALNPHLTAGAVGRYAFPKFGKKVAFLTADYAYGHEMVRGFQEAGKAFGIETLVDIRHPIGTTDFSALLPRIQALKPDILCISNFGRDQQIALKQATDFGMKRSMKIIVPIMLYTGRIAAGPQAFEGVIGGTSYYWGIEDKIASAKAFNDRFRKMHGGKVPSDYGALGYGGVKTLLMGAKAANSLEADKVIAAIEALKYDYYKGPEYYRKCDHQSVQSVLIIESKASPQKGDADVFNVVETEAPNDANLRSCEVLGHKA; this is encoded by the coding sequence ATGACCGAGAAGATCACGAAATCAGGCCTTTTATCGCGCCGCCGCCTGTTGACCAGCGTCGGTGCCGGTGCCGTCCTCGCTGCCTCGCCGTTCCGGATCAACCTGCTGCAGGCGCAGGAGGCTACCATCAAGGTAGGCTTCCCCGTGCCGTTGACCGGGCCCTATGGGACCGAGGCGCAGGATCAGGTGCGCGCCGCCGAGGTGGCGATCGCGGAGTTCAACGAGAATGGCGGCCTTAACAGACGCAAGGCCGAATTGCTGGTGCGCGACGACAAGCTCAATCCCGGCGAAGCGGCAACCCGGACGCTTGAACTGATCGAAAAGGAAAAGGTCAGCTTCATCGTCGGCAGCCTTTCCGCCGCCGTGCAGCTTGCAGTTAACAACGTGACCAAGGAACGGCAGATCATTTTCAACTCGATCAGCCAGTCCGACACCATCAACGAAGCGTCCGACTTCAGCAAATATACCTTCCACGAGGCGCTGAACCCGCATCTGACGGCCGGTGCCGTAGGCCGTTACGCCTTCCCGAAGTTCGGCAAGAAGGTCGCTTTCCTCACCGCTGACTATGCCTACGGCCATGAAATGGTTCGCGGCTTCCAGGAGGCCGGCAAGGCGTTTGGCATCGAGACCCTCGTCGATATCCGCCATCCAATCGGCACCACGGACTTCTCGGCGTTGCTGCCGCGGATCCAGGCGCTGAAGCCGGACATCCTCTGCATCAGCAATTTCGGCCGCGACCAACAGATTGCGCTGAAGCAAGCGACCGATTTCGGCATGAAGAGATCGATGAAGATCATCGTTCCGATCATGCTCTATACCGGCCGCATCGCAGCCGGTCCGCAGGCTTTCGAGGGCGTCATTGGCGGCACCTCTTATTATTGGGGCATCGAAGACAAGATCGCCTCGGCCAAGGCCTTCAACGATCGCTTCCGCAAGATGCACGGCGGCAAGGTGCCATCCGACTATGGCGCGCTTGGCTATGGCGGGGTGAAGACATTGCTGATGGGCGCGAAAGCCGCCAACAGCCTCGAAGCCGACAAGGTGATCGCCGCCATCGAGGCGCTAAAATACGACTATTACAAGGGGCCGGAATATTATCGCAAATGCGACCACCAATCGGTGCAGTCGGTACTGATCATTGAATCGAAGGCATCTCCGCAGAAGGGCGATGCCGACGTGTTCAATGTCGTCGAGACCGAAGCGCCGAACGACGCCAACCTGCGCAGCTGCGAAGTGCTCGGCCACAAGGCCTAA
- a CDS encoding branched-chain amino acid transport system ATP-binding protein (product_source=KO:K01995; cath_funfam=3.40.50.300; cog=COG0411; ko=KO:K01995; pfam=PF00005,PF12399; smart=SM00382; superfamily=52540), protein MTTTESGSSKVIMRTEGASKLFGKFKALNNISAEFHSGAITSIIGPNGAGKSTYFNLLSGALRASSGKVEFEGRDVTNVAQHEFAHMGIAKSFQITNVFPQLTTRENVRVGLQAFVSRYNMWRPRAKLPGLTEKADALLALVGLWDRRERLAKELAHGEQRALEIGMALASDPRLLLLDEPTAGMSPEETRVMMDLIVKLSRERTVILVEHKMKLVMGISDRILVLHHGELLAQGTPNEVRQNEQVKRVYLGQREH, encoded by the coding sequence ATGACGACAACGGAAAGCGGATCCTCCAAAGTCATCATGCGCACGGAAGGTGCCAGCAAGCTGTTCGGCAAGTTCAAGGCGCTGAACAACATCTCGGCCGAATTCCATAGTGGGGCGATCACCTCGATCATCGGGCCCAACGGCGCCGGCAAGAGCACTTACTTCAATCTGCTGTCCGGCGCATTGCGGGCATCCAGCGGCAAGGTCGAGTTCGAGGGCCGCGACGTCACCAATGTGGCGCAGCACGAATTTGCGCATATGGGTATCGCGAAGTCGTTCCAGATCACCAACGTCTTTCCACAACTGACGACGCGCGAGAATGTCCGCGTCGGCCTGCAAGCCTTCGTGTCGCGCTACAACATGTGGAGGCCGCGCGCCAAACTGCCGGGGCTGACGGAAAAAGCGGATGCACTGCTGGCGCTGGTCGGCCTGTGGGATCGCCGGGAGCGTCTCGCCAAGGAACTGGCCCATGGCGAGCAGCGCGCGCTGGAGATCGGCATGGCACTGGCCAGCGATCCGCGGTTGCTTCTGCTGGACGAGCCGACTGCCGGCATGAGCCCGGAAGAGACGAGGGTGATGATGGATCTCATCGTCAAATTGTCGCGAGAGCGCACCGTCATCCTGGTCGAACACAAGATGAAGCTGGTGATGGGGATCAGCGACCGGATCCTGGTGCTTCATCACGGCGAACTGCTGGCGCAGGGAACGCCGAATGAAGTCCGGCAGAACGAACAGGTCAAGCGTGTCTATCTCGGCCAGCGGGAGCATTGA
- a CDS encoding branched-chain amino acid transport system permease protein (product_source=KO:K01998; cog=COG4177; ko=KO:K01998; pfam=PF02653; transmembrane_helix_parts=Outside_1_34,TMhelix_35_57,Inside_58_63,TMhelix_64_86,Outside_87_95,TMhelix_96_118,Inside_119_124,TMhelix_125_147,Outside_148_176,TMhelix_177_199,Inside_200_230,TMhelix_231_253,Outside_254_267,TMhelix_268_290,Inside_291_302,TMhelix_303_325,Outside_326_330), with amino-acid sequence MTMNELSQTLAPAGVERRNWFEAAKRHRALLASLFVLVFPLVMPFTALAVNILIYGLYALGFNLLFGYLGLLSFGHAALFGTGAYLCGIAIVHFALPWYVAIAMGVLGGTAMAAMIGALAIRTRGIYFAMVTMALAQCVYYLFYQAIDWTGGENGLRGINVRAIDIFGMKFDFINPLTRYYVVAGFVILALYVLSRILASPFGAVIEAVRENEARARASGYNVTLTRLITFVLSGAFCGLAGALSALHLSIVPIEIMHYETSGMVVMMSLLGGMGTFFGPFVGAAVFLLLENLVSLWTVHWQLFVGAVFVVCVLFFPAGIWGTILKRVRP; translated from the coding sequence ATGACAATGAACGAACTCTCCCAGACGCTGGCGCCGGCCGGCGTCGAACGGCGAAACTGGTTCGAAGCCGCAAAGCGCCACCGCGCTCTGCTGGCCAGCCTGTTCGTGCTGGTGTTTCCGCTCGTCATGCCGTTCACGGCCTTGGCGGTAAATATCCTGATCTATGGGCTGTACGCGCTCGGCTTTAATCTGCTGTTCGGGTATCTCGGCCTGTTGTCGTTCGGCCATGCGGCGCTGTTCGGCACCGGTGCTTATCTCTGCGGCATCGCCATCGTGCATTTCGCGTTGCCCTGGTACGTCGCCATCGCGATGGGCGTGCTCGGCGGTACCGCGATGGCAGCAATGATCGGCGCTCTGGCCATCCGGACGCGCGGCATCTACTTCGCCATGGTGACAATGGCGCTGGCGCAATGCGTCTATTACCTGTTCTACCAGGCCATCGATTGGACCGGCGGCGAGAACGGCCTGCGCGGCATTAATGTCCGCGCCATCGACATCTTCGGAATGAAGTTCGATTTCATCAACCCGTTGACGCGCTATTACGTCGTGGCCGGCTTCGTGATCCTGGCACTGTACGTGCTGTCGCGGATACTGGCGTCGCCGTTCGGCGCGGTGATTGAGGCCGTCCGCGAGAACGAGGCGAGGGCGCGCGCATCAGGCTACAACGTGACGCTGACGCGTCTCATCACCTTTGTCCTGTCCGGTGCGTTCTGCGGCCTCGCCGGCGCGCTGTCAGCGCTGCATCTGTCCATCGTGCCGATCGAAATCATGCATTACGAGACCTCGGGCATGGTCGTGATGATGTCGCTTCTGGGCGGCATGGGGACTTTCTTCGGGCCATTCGTCGGAGCCGCAGTCTTTCTTCTGCTCGAGAATCTCGTCTCGTTATGGACGGTGCATTGGCAGCTGTTCGTAGGGGCCGTCTTCGTGGTTTGCGTGCTGTTCTTCCCAGCCGGAATCTGGGGCACGATCTTGAAGCGAGTCAGACCATGA
- a CDS encoding hypothetical protein (product_source=Hypo-rule applied) — MKVDRAAIYEAAKTLSNWGRWGKDDQIGTLNNVSPDDLVNAGKLIKKGKVFSLGLSLKEPIQSGLFGGRWNPIHTMLATGTDAVAGNQDVPSPYLRYADDAINMPCQASTQWDALCHIFLDDKMYNGYDATLCGRPWRQEARHRTRPRQDGRPRRAARYRALQGRRFAR, encoded by the coding sequence ATGAAAGTCGACCGCGCCGCCATCTACGAAGCCGCCAAGACGCTCTCGAACTGGGGTCGCTGGGGCAAGGACGACCAGATCGGGACGCTTAACAATGTGAGTCCCGATGACCTCGTCAATGCCGGCAAGCTCATCAAGAAGGGGAAGGTGTTTTCGCTGGGCCTGTCGCTGAAGGAGCCGATCCAGTCCGGTCTGTTCGGCGGTCGCTGGAATCCGATCCACACCATGCTCGCCACCGGCACCGATGCCGTTGCCGGCAATCAGGATGTGCCGTCGCCCTATCTGCGCTATGCCGACGATGCCATCAACATGCCGTGCCAGGCCTCGACACAGTGGGACGCGCTCTGCCACATCTTTCTCGATGACAAGATGTACAACGGTTACGATGCCACCCTATGTGGACGCCCGTGGCGCCAAGAAGCTCGGCATCGAACACGTCCGCGACAAGATGGCCGGCCGCGGCGTGCTGCTCGATATCGCGCGCTTCAAGGGCGTCGATTCGCTCGATGA